A region from the Sandaracinus amylolyticus genome encodes:
- a CDS encoding NUDIX hydrolase — translation MTKRARSDQEDDGEVPEGYDVSRFERPSVAVDVALLTVDEGALRTLLLRRDAAPYRGRWALPGGFVGMDEALDDAAARVIEQKTGIRRVFLEQLYTFGAPKRDPRTRVITVAHYALVDPARLAEAREETRVATLEVPWEGETGGPVDAIGADGRALPLAFDHADILGMAVKRVRGKLDYTPIGFQLLPERFTLAGLQRVHETVLGRPLNKDSFRRRMLASGQLEATGDLQTGVDHRPAELYRFARRSAV, via the coding sequence ATGACGAAGCGAGCACGCTCCGATCAGGAAGACGACGGCGAGGTCCCCGAGGGCTACGACGTCTCGCGCTTCGAGCGGCCCTCGGTCGCGGTCGACGTCGCGCTGCTCACGGTCGACGAGGGCGCGCTGCGCACGCTCCTGCTTCGTCGTGACGCGGCGCCGTACCGCGGACGCTGGGCGCTGCCCGGTGGGTTCGTCGGCATGGACGAGGCGCTCGACGACGCGGCGGCGCGCGTGATCGAGCAGAAGACCGGGATCCGCCGGGTGTTCCTCGAGCAGCTCTACACGTTCGGCGCGCCGAAGCGCGATCCGCGCACCCGCGTGATCACCGTCGCGCACTACGCGCTCGTCGATCCCGCGCGCCTCGCCGAAGCGCGCGAGGAGACGCGCGTCGCGACGCTGGAAGTGCCCTGGGAGGGCGAGACCGGAGGGCCCGTCGACGCGATCGGCGCGGACGGTCGCGCGCTCCCGCTCGCGTTCGATCACGCCGACATCCTCGGGATGGCCGTGAAGCGCGTGCGCGGGAAGCTCGACTACACGCCGATCGGGTTCCAGCTGCTGCCCGAGCGCTTCACGCTCGCGGGGCTGCAGCGCGTGCACGAGACCGTGCTCGGTCGCCCGCTCAACAAGGACTCGTTCCGCCGCCGGATGCTCGCCTCGGGGCAGCTCGAGGCGACCGGCGATCTGCAGACCGGCGTCGATCACCGGCCTGCCGAGCTCTATCGGTTCGCGCGTCGCTCCGCCGTGTGA
- a CDS encoding SPFH domain-containing protein, producing MADIRSFVLVRHLRAESSSHVLLYKRGSLVKSGRGLAFWFFPMTASIAEVPVDDRELPLAMRARSSDFQDVTVQGVLTYRVIDPAALAEHVDFSIDTQRGVHLEQPLEKIALHVAQLAQQHASEWIGRTPLREVLREGPATVRERVHAALASDEGIAQMGLGVASVRISSIAPTPDLERALEAPMRERIQQEADEAAFARRALAVEKERAIQENELQNQIELARREEQLISQRGANGKRQATEEAEAKRIASDAEAARLRTSSDAQAASIRAVDGAKVEMERERMAIQKEVPPAVLAALAARELATKLQRIDHLHVGADALGPMLTELATAGTRALEAKNQAR from the coding sequence GTGGCCGACATCCGCAGCTTCGTGCTCGTGCGTCACCTGCGCGCCGAGAGCAGCTCGCACGTGCTGCTCTACAAGCGCGGCTCGCTCGTGAAGAGCGGTCGTGGCCTCGCGTTCTGGTTCTTCCCGATGACGGCGTCCATCGCCGAGGTGCCGGTCGACGATCGCGAGCTGCCCCTCGCGATGCGCGCGCGCTCGTCGGACTTCCAGGACGTCACGGTGCAGGGCGTCCTCACGTACCGCGTGATCGATCCCGCGGCGCTCGCGGAGCACGTCGACTTCTCGATCGACACGCAGCGCGGCGTGCACCTCGAGCAGCCGCTCGAGAAGATCGCGCTGCACGTCGCGCAGCTCGCGCAGCAGCACGCGTCGGAGTGGATCGGGCGCACGCCGCTGCGCGAGGTGTTGCGCGAGGGGCCGGCGACGGTGCGCGAGCGGGTGCACGCTGCGCTCGCGTCCGACGAAGGCATCGCGCAGATGGGGCTCGGCGTCGCGAGCGTGCGCATCTCGTCGATCGCGCCGACGCCCGATCTCGAGCGCGCGCTCGAGGCGCCGATGCGCGAGCGGATCCAGCAGGAGGCCGACGAGGCGGCGTTCGCGCGACGCGCGCTCGCGGTCGAGAAGGAGCGCGCCATCCAGGAGAACGAGCTGCAGAACCAGATCGAGCTCGCGCGTCGCGAGGAGCAGCTGATCTCGCAGCGCGGCGCGAACGGCAAGCGCCAGGCGACCGAAGAGGCCGAGGCGAAGCGCATCGCGAGCGACGCCGAGGCCGCGCGCCTGCGCACGAGCTCGGACGCGCAGGCCGCGTCGATCCGCGCGGTCGACGGCGCGAAGGTCGAGATGGAGCGCGAGCGCATGGCGATCCAGAAGGAGGTCCCGCCGGCGGTGCTCGCCGCGCTCGCCGCGCGCGAGCTCGCGACGAAGCTGCAGCGCATCGACCACCTGCACGTCGGCGCCGACGCGCTCGGCCCGATGCTCACCGAGCTCGCGACGGCGGGGACGCGCGCGCTCGAGGCGAAGAACCAGGCGCGCTGA